ACAGAGGCGGCTCGAATGAGCCGCCTCTGTTATTTCATGCCCGATCGCACGGTCTACCTCATGGGTTCCCGCGACCAAGAAACTCAAGCGTCTGCGCCGTGCTCCACAAGGCATTGGCGATGTAGCGATAGTTGATCAACGCCGCCAGATAACCATCGCCTTCAGGGGTTGTCGGGCCGGCCGTCGCGTCCCGAACCACCGCCACTTCGAAACCGAGTTCCAGCAGTTCACGAAGGTGCGACTCGACGCAGAGGTTCGCCGCCATGCCGGCCAGAATGATCTGCGAAACGCCATGTTTGCGCAGTTGCAGCGCCAGGTCGTTGGTTTCCGGGCCGTACACCTTGTGCGGTGAAGCGATAAGGGTTTTGCCATCAAGAATGTAGGGTTTGTACTCGGGCATGAAGTCGGCGCCGGAGTTTTCGAAACCGTCGAGGCTCAACGGCCCCTTGCGATCAAACATGCAGATGCTGTGCATGACCTTCTCGAGCGGCCCGCCAAAATGCCAGTCGTGGTCACAC
This DNA window, taken from Pseudomonas fluorescens NCIMB 11764, encodes the following:
- a CDS encoding cysteine hydrolase, whose translation is MSNPSPHIASPYADPLEPALPDPGMKLDLSRAALVVIDPQIDFLSPEGVSWSVFGKSIVEHDTVKHIGQLFAAAKSAGITVAVSPHYYYPCDHDWHFGGPLEKVMHSICMFDRKGPLSLDGFENSGADFMPEYKPYILDGKTLIASPHKVYGPETNDLALQLRKHGVSQIILAGMAANLCVESHLRELLELGFEVAVVRDATAGPTTPEGDGYLAALINYRYIANALWSTAQTLEFLGRGNP